The Deltaproteobacteria bacterium genome contains a region encoding:
- a CDS encoding ATP-binding protein: MIKRIVNLSKTNSFFLFGARGSGKTTLLEACFSKEDSLFVDLLDIEFLDQLMLNPKRFEALIDAPENLRKRVIVDEVQKFPKLLDVVHSQIQKRKRQFILTGSSSRRLKQQGTNLLAGRAWVYNLFPLSTLEIGSDFDLKKALEWGGLPEAYLSNSFEAAKEFLTAYVGTYLQKEIQQEQWVRNIQPFRKFLAIAAQMNGKIINKSRIAREVGIDDVTVANYFEILEDTLIGWHLPSYHNSVRKAQKVMPKFYFIDNGLKRALDKTLTVELLPQTRDWGDAFEGWVILEFLKNSSYKRLDWEFSYLRTKDDVEIDLIVIRPGDKKLLIEIKSKDQVCSEDANSLEKLGPDIDPKAERLLLSRDKLEQKFGKTRAIHWQLALKELFTS; encoded by the coding sequence ATGATTAAGAGAATTGTTAACTTATCAAAAACAAACAGTTTTTTTCTATTTGGGGCAAGAGGTTCAGGAAAAACAACCCTTCTAGAAGCTTGTTTTTCTAAAGAGGACAGTCTTTTTGTTGATCTCTTAGATATTGAGTTTTTGGATCAGCTCATGCTAAATCCCAAAAGATTTGAAGCACTAATTGATGCTCCTGAAAATCTTAGGAAAAGGGTCATAGTTGATGAAGTTCAAAAATTTCCCAAATTGTTGGATGTCGTCCATTCTCAAATTCAAAAACGTAAACGTCAGTTTATTCTTACAGGATCATCGAGTCGTCGCTTAAAACAACAGGGCACAAATTTATTAGCTGGCAGGGCTTGGGTATATAATCTATTTCCTCTATCTACTTTAGAGATCGGCTCTGACTTTGATTTAAAAAAAGCACTTGAATGGGGAGGCTTACCTGAAGCCTATTTATCGAACAGTTTTGAAGCAGCAAAGGAATTTCTAACTGCCTATGTGGGCACCTACCTACAAAAGGAAATTCAGCAAGAACAATGGGTAAGAAATATTCAACCCTTTAGAAAGTTTTTAGCAATTGCCGCACAAATGAATGGCAAGATCATCAATAAATCAAGAATTGCCAGAGAAGTCGGAATTGATGATGTAACAGTGGCAAATTATTTTGAAATACTTGAGGATACTTTGATTGGTTGGCATTTACCTTCTTACCATAATTCTGTGCGGAAAGCTCAGAAAGTTATGCCTAAGTTTTATTTTATAGATAATGGACTTAAGAGAGCTTTAGATAAAACTTTAACAGTAGAGCTACTTCCTCAGACAAGGGATTGGGGTGATGCTTTTGAAGGATGGGTCATCTTAGAATTTCTAAAGAATTCTTCATACAAGAGGTTAGATTGGGAGTTTTCATATTTACGCACAAAGGACGATGTTGAAATTGATCTAATTGTAATTCGTCCCGGTGATAAAAAACTTTTAATAGAGATTAAATCTAAAGACCAAGTTTGCTCTGAAGATGCAAACTCACTTGAGAAATTAGGACCTGATATTGATCCAAAAGCAGAACGCTTGCTTTTGTCCCGTGATAAATTAGAACAAAAATTTGGCAAAACCCGCGCCATTCATTGGCAGTTAGCTTTAAAAGAACTCTTTACTAGCTAA
- a CDS encoding NADP-dependent oxidoreductase — MKAITIEKFGGSEVLKMSRIPTPVALDNEVRIKISFASINPVDWKIRKGYLAEMFPHKFPLIPGWDLAGIIDSIGKNVKSFKTGDKVYAYARKPEVQWGTYAEYITLDETMVSLIPKSLTEEQSATIPLVGLTAWQALYDFAQIKEGLNVLVLGGSGGVGSFAIQFAKAAGAMVLTTTSQKNKVYTSKLGTDLVLDYEKDNMDEIIKDRFPEGLDIVFDTVGGESLNASYQWVKKGGTLVSIVDSPDKLRSTSLGIKSGFVFVSPSADQLQKIATLVDQKKVVIPEYQVFPLAEVVKAHDLSESRRVRGKILLKI, encoded by the coding sequence GTGAAAGCGATAACTATCGAAAAATTTGGTGGTTCAGAAGTTCTTAAAATGAGCCGTATTCCAACGCCCGTGGCACTCGACAATGAAGTCAGAATAAAAATATCATTTGCCTCCATAAATCCTGTAGATTGGAAAATCCGCAAAGGTTATTTAGCAGAGATGTTTCCACACAAGTTTCCCTTGATTCCAGGTTGGGATCTTGCGGGAATTATCGATTCAATTGGAAAAAACGTTAAATCATTCAAAACTGGTGACAAAGTTTACGCTTATGCCCGCAAACCCGAAGTTCAGTGGGGAACCTATGCTGAATACATTACATTAGATGAGACAATGGTGAGTTTAATTCCAAAATCATTAACTGAAGAACAATCTGCTACCATTCCATTAGTTGGATTAACTGCCTGGCAAGCTCTTTATGACTTTGCTCAGATAAAAGAAGGGTTAAATGTATTAGTATTGGGAGGTTCCGGAGGCGTCGGTAGTTTTGCAATTCAATTTGCAAAAGCTGCAGGAGCCATGGTTTTGACCACTACAAGTCAAAAAAACAAAGTGTATACAAGTAAACTAGGCACTGATCTGGTTCTTGATTACGAAAAAGACAATATGGATGAAATTATTAAAGACCGATTTCCCGAAGGGCTTGATATTGTCTTTGATACCGTAGGGGGTGAGAGTCTTAACGCCAGTTACCAGTGGGTCAAAAAAGGAGGAACCCTAGTAAGTATCGTGGATTCACCTGACAAACTTCGAAGTACAAGCCTAGGTATCAAATCTGGTTTTGTTTTCGTAAGCCCAAGTGCCGACCAACTTCAAAAAATTGCAACTCTCGTTGATCAGAAAAAAGTTGTAATACCAGAGTATCAGGTCTTTCCTTTGGCTGAAGTCGTTAAAGCTCATGATCTAAGCGAATCAAGACGAGTTAGGGGGAAAATTCTTCTAAAGATTTAA
- a CDS encoding LysR family transcriptional regulator, whose product MDLNLLVIAAALFAHKNVSKAAVELGMTQSAVSHALARIRVFFKDPLFVRTSRGIVPTEFAKSLEKELLEWLNRGYQLVTHKKKFDPASVKARIVLATTDYFEVTVMSRLQPILAKEAPGLQISIRPTAGELPKKKLEEGSVDLAIAGFYSDVPEGFYQTKLFEDSFGVAVRKKHSLIQKNLTMENYLKSEHALITLQGDFKDRLSSKLKKPRNIIYGTYSFTALPWLLQQTDLVLTAPKKLLAKYSEYFPIQQFDCPVDLGSFTFRMVWQAQTHESPLHQWFRKKLKELM is encoded by the coding sequence ATGGACTTAAATTTATTGGTAATAGCAGCTGCTCTTTTTGCACATAAGAATGTTTCTAAGGCCGCTGTTGAGCTTGGAATGACGCAATCCGCGGTTAGCCATGCTCTAGCGAGGATTCGAGTTTTTTTTAAAGACCCGCTGTTTGTGCGTACGTCCAGGGGTATTGTTCCGACGGAGTTTGCCAAAAGTTTGGAAAAAGAATTATTAGAATGGCTTAATCGAGGTTACCAATTGGTCACACATAAAAAAAAGTTTGATCCTGCCTCCGTGAAAGCGCGAATCGTACTGGCTACGACCGATTACTTTGAGGTCACGGTGATGTCTCGTCTTCAGCCAATACTCGCAAAGGAAGCCCCTGGATTGCAAATTTCAATTCGACCAACAGCGGGGGAACTTCCAAAGAAAAAGCTAGAAGAGGGAAGTGTAGACCTAGCTATCGCTGGGTTCTATTCTGATGTGCCTGAGGGGTTTTACCAAACTAAATTGTTCGAGGATTCTTTTGGAGTCGCAGTTAGAAAAAAACATTCTCTCATTCAAAAAAACCTCACAATGGAAAATTATCTAAAGTCAGAGCATGCTCTAATTACTTTGCAAGGAGATTTCAAAGATCGACTTTCTTCAAAGCTTAAGAAGCCCAGAAACATCATTTATGGCACCTATAGTTTTACGGCTTTGCCTTGGTTACTTCAACAGACCGACCTAGTATTGACTGCGCCCAAGAAGTTATTAGCAAAATACAGTGAATACTTTCCAATTCAGCAGTTTGATTGCCCTGTTGATCTGGGCTCATTTACCTTTCGAATGGTATGGCAGGCCCAGACACATGAAAGCCCCCTTCACCAATGGTTTCGAAAGAAATTAAAAGAACTAATGTAA